One segment of Panicum virgatum strain AP13 chromosome 3K, P.virgatum_v5, whole genome shotgun sequence DNA contains the following:
- the LOC120701330 gene encoding cation/H(+) antiporter 15-like, whose protein sequence is MFLGDQPLRFSLPLLLVQVSLILVLSAVANLVLRRLGQSRFVTHMLVGVLLGPTVLGRSESFRGVLFSERGTYILESVSLVALILFLFSMGVKTDLSLLRRPSGRAVAVGITGSLVPLAVTLPVFHALQPSLPEDLRGSSLITELAVRLSLSSFPVIADALSDLDLLNTDLGRIALTASLITDVTSWFLRACSAAVFLISEAKSPAFTAQILASFVAFVLFVGFVARPAGRYIAYKRTPAGALLSEGSFVVVVIAALLSALVTDAIGFKYMIGPMMLGLALPGGMPIGATMTERLDSFFIALFLPVYMALSGYRTDLAELTKEETSEKWCALELFVGLCVSGKLVGCVAAGLFFAMPFRDAAVLALMLNIRGIVEVAAINNWGDTMKATAEHYSILTLSMVLITAVSTPLIKLLYDPSGQFMRAKRRTLEDLRPSADLRLLTCLYSEDHAAPLIDLLEASAGASRESPVSLIVLHLTELVGRAASVLKPHRAARKNSSSGGPTPSDRIMNAFRHLEQQAAPGAVTVSPYVAQAPYSSMHHDVCSLAHSRKANLILLPFHKSSDGARSTANNSIRSINRAVLQYAPCSVAILVDHGLAAGSACATTTNSLLQRAALYFLGGPDDREALAYAARMPDAGNMSLTVVRFKLRNWVGMGGSDEARDEEVLHQFWTRHRDNDRVVYVEKTVEDAEGTASVVRSMSEKFDLLIVGRRGGDDKDLEGSAALTSGLSDWSEFPELGVLGDMLASAEFASRVSILVIQQQPIKNTTAC, encoded by the coding sequence ATGTTCCTGGGCGACCAGCCCCTGCGCTTCTCCCTCCCGCTCCTCCTCGTCCAGGTCTCCCTCATCCTCGTCCTCTCCGCCGTCGCCAACCTCGtgctccgccgcctcggccAGTCCCGCTTCGTCACCCACATGCTCGTCGGCGTCCTCCTCGGGCCCACCGTGCTGGGCCGCAGCGAGTCCTTCCGCGGCGTCCTCTTCTCCGAGCGCGGCACCTACATCCTGGAGAGCGTCTCCCTCGTCGCCctcatcctcttcctcttctccatggGCGTCAAGACCGACCtcagcctcctccgccgccccagcggccgcgccgtcgccgtcggcatCACCGGATCCCTCGTCCCGCTCGCCGTCACGCTCCCCGTCTTCCACGCCCTCCAGCCGTCGCTCCCCGAGGACCTGCGCGGCTCCTCCCTCATAACCGAGCTCGCCGTCCGCCTGTCGCTGTCGTCGTTCCCCGTCATCGCCGACGCGCTCTCCGACCTCGACCTCCTCAACACCGACCTCGGCCGCATCGCGCTCACCGCCTCGCTCATCACCGACGTCACCTCCTGGTTCCTCcgcgcctgctccgccgccgtcttcCTCATCTCCGAGGCCAAGTCGCCGGCCTTCACGGCGCAGATCCTCGCCTCCTTCGTTGCCTTCGTGCTCTTCGTCGGCTTCGTCGCGCGTCCCGCCGGGCGCTACATCGCCTACAAGCGCACCCCGGCGGGGGCGCTGCTCTCCGAGGGGTCCTTCGTGGTGGTGGTCATCGCCGCGCTGCTGTCGGCGCTGGTCACGGACGCCATCGGGTTCAAGTACATGATCGGGCCCATGATGCTGGGGCTGGCGCTCCCCGGCGGCATGCCCATCGGCGCCACCATGACGGAGCGCCTCGACTCCTTCTTCATCGCGCTCTTCCTGCCCGTCTACATGGCGCTCTCCGGCTACCGCACCGACCTGGCGGAGCTCACCAAGGAGGAGACCTCCGAGAAGTGGTGCGCGCTGGAGCTGTTCGTGGGGCTCTGCGTCTCCGGCAAGCTGGTGGGCTGCGTCGCGGCGGGGCTCTTCTTCGCCATGCCCTTCCGGGACGCCGCCGTTCTGGCGCTGATGCTCAACATCCGCGGCATCGTGGAGGTGGCGGCCATCAACAACTGGGGCGACACCATGAAGGCCACGGCGGAGCACTACAGCATCCTGACGCTGTCCATGGTGCTCATCACGGCGGTGTCCACGCCGCTCATCAAGCTGCTGTATGACCCGTCGGGGCAGTTCATGCGGGCCAAGCGCCGGACGCTCGAGGACCTGCGTCCCAGCGCCGACCTCCGCCTGCTCACCTGCCTCTACAGCGAGGACCACGCGGCGCCGCTGATCGACCTGCTGGAGGCGTCCGCGGGGGCCTCGCGGGAGAGCCCCGTCTCGCTCATCGTGCTCCACCTCACGGAGCTCgtcggccgcgccgcctccgtgcTCAAGCCCCACCGCGCCGCGAGGAAGAACAGCTCATCCGGCGGCCCGACGCCGTCGGACCGGATCATGAACGCGTTCCGGCACCTGGAGCAGCAGGCGGCGCCGGGCGCCGTCACGGTGAGCCCCTACGTGGCGCAGGCGCCCTACAGCTCGATGCACCACGACGTGTGCTCGCTGGCGCACAGCCGCAAGGCCAACCTCATCCTGCTGCCCTTCCACAAGTCCTCCGACGGCGCGCGCAGCACCGCCAACAACTCCATCCGCTCCATCAACCGCGCCGTCCTGCAGTACGCGCCCTGCTCCGTCGCCATCCTCGTCGAccacggcctcgccgccggttccgcctgcgccaccaccaccaacagCCTCCTGCAGAGGGCCGCGCTCTACTTCCTCGGCGGGCCCGACGACCGCGAGGCGCTCGCGTACGCCGCGCGGATGCCGGACGCCGGGAACATGTCACTCACCGTCGTCAGGTTCAAGCTGCGCAACTGGGTGGGGATGGGCGGCAGCGACGAGGCCAGGGACGAGGAGGTGCTGCACCAGTTCTGGACCAGGCACCGGGACAACGACCGCGTCGTCTACGTGGAGAAGACGGTGGAGGACGCGGAGGGCACCGCCTCCGTCGTGCGCTCCATGAGCGAGAAGTTCGACCTGCTCATCGTCGGCCGCCGGGGCGGGGACGACAAGGACCTAGAGGGCTCGGCGGCGCTCACCAGCGGCCTCTCGGACTGGAGCGAGTTCCCAGAGCTGGGCGTGCTGGGCGACATGCTCGCCTCCGCCGAGTTCGCGTCAAGGGTCTCCATCCTCGTCATCCAGCAGCAGCCGATCAAGAACACCACCGCCTGTTAG
- the LOC120698401 gene encoding glucan endo-1,3-beta-glucosidase 8-like: MAAFRCVLASVLVAAAAMAADALGVNWGTMSTRRLPPKVVARLLADNGFRKVKIFDADERTMAGLAGTGIETMVAVPNDLLAAVADYDRAREWVKENVTRYAFDGGVDIRFVAVGNEPFLRAYNGSFDRVTVPALRNIQRALDEAGHGGRVKATVPVNADVYDSPPGDPVPSAGRFRADVAGVMAEMVRFLSRSGAPLTVNIYPFLSLYGNDDFPLDYAFFDGAGKAKPVVDGRVTYTNVFDANFDTLVSALKRVGFGHLPVMIGEVGWPTDGDRHATPALAERFYAGLLRRLAARKGTPLRPGARIEAYLFGLIDEDAKSVAPGNFERHWGLFTFDGRPKFPLALRGGGGRPAMPVPARGVEYLPRRWCVLNPDAGDGAAARVADNVGYACGRADCTALGYGCSCGGALDARGNASYAFNAYYQAQGQAESACDFQGLAVVVDEDASRGKCNFSVQVVGSGAPAAAAVAAGTAAVLAALLLVLL, encoded by the coding sequence ATGGCGGCGTTCCGCTGCGTTCTCGCTTCGGTtctcgtcgcggcggcggcgatggcggcggacgCGCTCGGGGTGAACTGGGGCACGATGTCGACGCGACGGCTGCCGCCCAAGGTGGTGGCGCGGCTGCTCGCGGACAACGGGTTCCGGAAGGTGAAGATCTTCGACGCCGACGAGCGGACCatggcggggctcgccgggacGGGCATCGAGACGATGGTCGCCGTGCCCAACgacctgctcgccgccgtcgccgactaCGACCGCGCCAGGGAGTGGGTGAAGGAGAACGTCACCAGGTACGCCTTCGACGGCGGCGTCGACATCAGGTTCGTGGCCGTGGGCAACGAGCCGTTCCTCCGGGCGTACAACGGCTCGTTCGACCGCGTCACCGTGCCGGCGCTGCGAAACATCCAGCGCGCGCTCGACGAGGCCGGCCACGGCGGCAGGGTCAAGGCGACGGTCCCCGTGAACGCGGACGTGTACGATTCGCCGCCGGGCGACCCGGTGCCGTCGGCGGGGAGGTTCCGCGCCGACGTGGCCGGGGTCATGGCCGAGATGGTGCGCTTCCTCAGCCGCAGCGGCGCGCCGCTGACGGTCAACATCTACCCGTTCCTCAGCCTGTACGGGAACGACGACTTCCCGCTCGACTACGCCTTCTTCGACGGCGCCGGCAAGGCGAAGCCGGTGGTCGACGGCCGGGTCACCTACACCAACGTCTTCGACGCCAACTTCGACACCCTGGTGTCGGCGCTGAAGAGGGTCGGGTTCGGCCACCTGCCGGTCATGATCGGCGAGGTCGGCTGGCCGACGGACGGCGACCGGCACGCCACGCCGGCGCTGGCGGAGCGGTTCTACGCGGGGCTGCTCCGGCGCCTCGCGGCGAGGAAGGGCACGCCGCTCCGGCCCGGCGCGCGCATCGAGGCGTACCTGTTCGGGCTCATCGACGAGGACGCCAAGAGCGTGGCACCGGGCAACTTCGAGCGCCACTGGGGCCTCTTCACCTTCGACGGCCGGCCCAAGTTCCCCCTcgccctccgcggcggcggcgggcgccccGCGATGCCCGTCCCGGCCAGGGGCGTCGAGTACCTGCCCCGGCGGTGGTGCGTGCTGAACccggacgccggcgacggcgccgcggccCGAGTCGCGGACAACGTCGGCTACGCGTGCGGCCGCGCCGACTGCACGGCGCTGGGGTACGGgtgcagctgcggcggcgcgctggACGCGCGCGGGAACGCCTCGTACGCGTTCAACGCGTACTACCAGGCGCAGGGACAGGCCGAGTCGGCGTGTGATTTCCaggggctcgccgtcgtcgtagACGAGGACGCGTCGCGGGGCAAGTGCAACTTCAGCGTGCAGGTCGTCGGGtcgggcgcgccggcggccgcagcgGTGGCTGCGGGGACGGCGGCCGTGCTGGCGGCTCTGCTTCTTGTGTTGCTTTGA